In Phragmites australis chromosome 24, lpPhrAust1.1, whole genome shotgun sequence, the following are encoded in one genomic region:
- the LOC133907862 gene encoding probable methyltransferase At1g29790 has product MRKTTVTSASQITATGGGGWPCGGGLNLSVKLNVVLLLSVVATNLVSLYQLSLRAVTAPPLLPPLLQQQQLSHRDDDLLIRQLDAIRAGVSQLNHLRSSSPPPPPPPPELLLYSHLAPVASACSAHPDLLHRYMSYAPFAPCPDDALSLAEPLLLRGCHPLPRRRCFAPTTASSASMLKLPTDPFSPLPDGAVRWPKDGKCRSFSCLPPSLGFDVARTEAGRFLRARGPLDLTAPQLLRLASLSRAGPIRLGLDIGGGTGTLAARLKKLVNATVLTTTMNLGAPYSEAAAARGVVPLHAPLQQRFPVGDGTMDVVRAGHAVNRWIPEAALEFLWYDADRVLRPGGLLWVDHFWCRRADLEGVYAAMLRRLGYKTIKWAVGDRTVGKDEVYLTALLQKPFG; this is encoded by the coding sequence ATGAGGAAGACGACGGTGACCTCCGCCTCCCAAATCACAGccacaggaggaggaggctggccGTGCGGTGGTGGTCTCAACCTCAGCGTGAAGCTGAACGTGGTGCTGCTGCTGTCGGTGGTGGCCACCAACCTGGTGTCCCTCTACCAACTCTCCCTCCGCGCCGTCACCGCGCCGccgctcctccctcccctcctgcagcagcagcagctgagcCACAGAGACGATGACCTCCTGATCCGGCAGCTCGACGCCATCCGCGCGGGCGTGTCGCAGCTGAACCACCTCCGCTCCTCGtcccctcccccgccgcctcccccgccggAGCTGCTCCTCTACTCCCACCTCGCCCCCGTCGCCTCCGCCTGCTCCGCGCACCCCGACCTCCTCCACCGCTACATGTCCTACGCCCCCTTCGCGCCTTGCCCCGACGACGCCCTCTCCCTCGCcgagcccctcctcctccgcggctGCCACCCGCTCCCTCGCCGCAGGTGCTTCGCTCCCACCACAGCATCGTCCGCATCCATGTTGAAGCTCCCCACCGACCCTTTCTCCCCGCTCCCCGACGGCGCCGTCCGCTGGCCCAAGGACGGAAAGTGCAGATCTTTCTCCTGCCTGCCGCCGTCGCTGGGCTTCGACGTGGCGCGTACGGAGGCCGGCCGGTTCCTCCGCGCGCGGGGGCCCCTGGACCTGACGGCGCCGCAGCTGCTGAGGCTGGCGTCGCTGAGCCGCGCGGGGCCCATCCGGCTGGGGCTCGACATCGGCGGCGGCACGGGCACGCTGGCGGCGCGGCTGAAGAAGCTAGTGAACGCCACCGTCCTAACTACAACAATGAACCTGGGCGCGCCCTactcggaggcggcggcggcgcgcggggtGGTGCCGCTGCACGCGCCGCTACAGCAGCGGTTCCCGGTAGGGGACGGGACCATGGACGTGGTGCGAGCGGGGCACGCCGTGAACCGGTGGATCCCGGAGGCGGCGCTCGAGTTTTTGTGGTACGACGCGGACCGAGTGCTGCGCCCAGGCGGGCTGCTCTGGGTGGACCACTTCTGGTGCCGGAGGGCGGACCTCGAGGGCGTCTACGCCGCCATGCTGCGGAGGCTCGGCTACAAGACCATCAAGTGGGCCGTCGGCGACAGGACCGTCGGCAAGGACGAGGTGTACCTCACCGCGCTGCTGCAGAAGCCATTCGGATAG